The Myxococcota bacterium genome has a segment encoding these proteins:
- a CDS encoding glycosyltransferase: MKISVVVPTFERQAQLAACLDSLARQDAAACAEVVVVDDGSRDGTREWLDAQRNAAWPFPLRVVHERHRGPAAARNAGVLAASGDVVLFTGDDCVAAPGLLAAHLRAHASVHNGSVLGHTTWLPSLTVTPFMHYQENGGSQFAYARIADRGDAGWRFYYTTNVSSPRDLLLAMPFDERFPAARYEDLELGWRLARTGHRIAYVPEALAWHDHPIAFETFRARSFEYGAYAAMFHELHPESEELAVALGIRDAEQADRVLGAALAGAEDVVRALEPAVAQAPADAFAVRGARALLHDAYRLLVHHALVRGIRKALSLPEPAVV; encoded by the coding sequence GTGAAGATCTCGGTCGTGGTTCCGACCTTCGAGCGGCAGGCGCAGCTCGCGGCGTGTCTCGACAGCCTCGCCCGCCAGGACGCCGCCGCCTGCGCGGAGGTCGTCGTCGTCGACGACGGCTCGCGCGACGGCACGCGCGAGTGGCTCGACGCCCAGCGCAACGCGGCGTGGCCGTTCCCGCTGCGCGTCGTCCACGAGCGCCACCGCGGGCCGGCCGCCGCGCGCAACGCGGGCGTACTCGCCGCGTCGGGCGACGTCGTGCTGTTCACCGGCGACGACTGCGTCGCCGCGCCCGGCCTGCTCGCCGCGCACCTGCGCGCGCACGCCTCCGTCCACAACGGCTCGGTGCTCGGGCACACGACCTGGCTCCCGTCGCTCACCGTCACGCCGTTCATGCACTACCAGGAGAACGGGGGCAGCCAGTTCGCCTATGCGCGCATCGCCGACCGCGGCGACGCGGGCTGGCGCTTCTACTACACGACGAACGTGTCGAGCCCGCGCGACCTGCTGCTCGCGATGCCCTTCGACGAGCGCTTCCCGGCGGCGCGCTACGAGGATCTCGAGCTCGGCTGGCGCCTCGCGCGCACGGGCCACCGCATCGCCTACGTGCCGGAGGCGCTCGCCTGGCACGACCACCCGATCGCGTTCGAGACGTTCCGCGCGCGCTCGTTCGAGTACGGCGCGTACGCCGCGATGTTCCACGAGCTCCATCCGGAGTCCGAGGAGCTCGCGGTCGCGCTCGGAATCCGCGACGCCGAGCAGGCCGACCGCGTCCTCGGCGCGGCGCTCGCGGGCGCCGAGGACGTCGTTCGCGCGCTCGAGCCCGCCGTCGCGCAGGCGCCCGCGGACGCCTTCGCCGTCCGCGGCGCGCGCGCCCTCCTGCACGACGCCTATCGCCTGCTCGTGCACCACGCGCTCGTGCGGGGCATCCGCAAGGCGCTCTCGCTGCCGGAGCCCGCGGTCGTCTAG
- a CDS encoding radical SAM protein: protein MSSHPQQACRSPHEVGQLSPTGVLDVGLRCPHSCVFCYYSHFDGHEDQFHALRTLPFRPLAECTALADDFRRWGLTHCDVTGGEPTLHPQILELVEHVERVADVRARMITLGQFTMRRHKASGRPRLVDALLDAGLTDFLFSFHAASEGVFKQLTKASLRQVKDTMEYLDAIGFTYTSNTVVQEYNVHELVEIARYLAQRNVRFHNFIVMKLEWGWRKGPGHGVEHKARYADIAPALTEAVRILEDAGKGVNVRYAPYCTLPGLEKNVVGYKQVQLDPYEWRNGTRGGAIEGTPYGGKPFLFYRELDDYLATHPTDVETKPGYNMAQGPPCSSCALRGICDGVDRDYAARHGWDEFVPYAGEPVRELTHFRHANPRPFEMLQRSGWPAPRDEVAETETATAMEATA, encoded by the coding sequence ATGTCGTCGCATCCGCAGCAGGCGTGCCGTTCCCCGCACGAGGTCGGCCAGCTCAGCCCGACGGGCGTGCTCGACGTCGGGCTCCGCTGCCCGCACTCGTGCGTGTTCTGTTACTACAGCCACTTCGACGGTCACGAGGACCAGTTCCACGCGCTGCGCACGCTGCCCTTCCGGCCGCTCGCGGAGTGCACGGCGCTCGCGGACGACTTCCGCCGCTGGGGCCTCACGCACTGCGACGTGACCGGCGGCGAGCCCACCCTCCACCCGCAGATCCTCGAGCTCGTCGAGCACGTCGAGCGCGTCGCCGACGTGCGCGCGCGCATGATCACGCTCGGCCAGTTCACGATGCGGCGGCACAAGGCATCCGGGCGCCCGCGGCTCGTCGACGCGCTGCTCGACGCCGGCCTCACCGACTTCCTCTTCTCGTTCCACGCGGCGAGCGAGGGCGTGTTCAAGCAGCTGACGAAGGCCTCGCTCCGCCAGGTGAAGGACACGATGGAGTACCTGGACGCCATCGGGTTCACCTACACGTCGAACACCGTCGTCCAGGAGTACAACGTCCACGAGCTCGTCGAGATCGCGCGCTACCTCGCGCAGCGCAACGTCCGCTTCCACAACTTCATCGTGATGAAGCTCGAGTGGGGCTGGCGCAAGGGACCGGGGCACGGCGTCGAGCACAAGGCACGCTACGCCGACATCGCCCCTGCGCTCACCGAGGCGGTGCGCATCCTCGAGGACGCCGGCAAGGGCGTGAACGTCCGCTATGCGCCGTACTGCACGCTGCCCGGGCTCGAGAAGAACGTCGTCGGCTACAAGCAGGTGCAGCTCGACCCGTACGAGTGGCGCAACGGGACGCGCGGAGGCGCGATCGAGGGCACGCCGTACGGCGGCAAGCCCTTCCTCTTCTACCGCGAGCTCGACGACTATCTCGCGACGCACCCGACCGACGTCGAGACGAAGCCCGGATACAACATGGCGCAGGGGCCGCCGTGCTCGTCGTGCGCGCTGCGCGGCATCTGCGACGGCGTCGACCGCGACTACGCGGCGCGCCACGGGTGGGACGAGTTCGTGCCCTACGCGGGCGAGCCGGTCCGCGAGCTCACGCACTTCCGCCACGCGAACCCGCGTCCGTTCGAGATGCTGCAGCGGAGCGGCTGGCCGGCGCCGCGCGACGAGGTCGCGGAGACGGAGACGGCGACGGCGATGGAGGCGACGGCGTGA
- a CDS encoding GDYXXLXY domain-containing protein encodes MTRSLRLLCVALSCAGTLGLALSVVTTSERRLESGVRLHFRTAALDPVDPLRGRYVALRFEDEWLPRAGVEARVGGRVRAIVAEGPDGLAHLVALASPTADRAAPSSVDVEVAGVDPGGERVAVRLPLERYYMNEHEAPALEAALGRTGERAIVTARLEGGRLAIESVVPESAFRRATSPH; translated from the coding sequence ATGACGCGCTCGCTCCGGCTCCTGTGCGTGGCGCTCTCGTGCGCGGGGACGCTCGGCCTCGCGCTCTCGGTCGTGACGACCTCCGAGCGACGGCTCGAGAGCGGCGTGCGTCTGCACTTCCGGACGGCGGCGCTCGACCCCGTCGACCCGCTCCGCGGTCGCTACGTCGCGCTGCGCTTCGAGGACGAGTGGCTGCCGCGGGCCGGGGTGGAGGCGCGCGTCGGCGGGCGCGTGCGGGCGATCGTCGCCGAAGGACCCGACGGCCTCGCGCACCTCGTGGCGCTCGCGTCGCCGACCGCCGACCGCGCCGCTCCGTCGAGCGTCGACGTCGAGGTCGCGGGCGTCGACCCGGGCGGCGAGCGCGTCGCCGTCCGTCTCCCGCTCGAGCGCTACTACATGAACGAGCACGAGGCCCCCGCGCTCGAGGCGGCCCTCGGCCGCACGGGCGAACGCGCGATCGTGACGGCGCGCCTCGAGGGCGGTCGCCTCGCGATCGAGTCGGTCGTTCCCGAGAGCGCGTTCCGCCGCGCGACCTCGCCGCACTGA
- a CDS encoding DUF2157 domain-containing protein, with product MEPRHRLVPPTASPRLRRLARELADFVDAGLLDASTAERLLAHAAARRSGARATTLLAVAGSALVGLGALLLVAHNWSELPRLARAGLAVAIAVVAHGAAAFAVARRAGSAAWCEGTAIAAVLSIGASTALVAQTYQLQVELSSLLAAWTLLAVPLVYALDARAASALHALGCGAFLAATLDRDAAHPAFWALLAPGVPFAWRLHAKRDRALRSAVVAWAGIPVVAFGAAASLDGREGPLLAGAVLLAGGLYGFGSRVDRSGAPSFAALPARAFGKLAIAATALALSGADDAWSALARGWTTLDAAAVPALAIGAGCAVVVARELFAEAAGRALGTGIDATRATALALPVALAVAFAAGAATGDARAATLVASLYALGLGLVATLDGARAGALARANGGMLVAALAVFARFVDDDLSFVARGVAFIATGAAFLALNRRVARAQRVAQEVAR from the coding sequence ATGGAACCCCGCCACCGCCTCGTCCCGCCGACCGCGAGCCCGCGTCTGCGTCGGCTCGCCCGCGAGCTCGCCGACTTCGTCGATGCGGGGCTGCTCGACGCGAGCACGGCCGAGCGGCTGCTCGCGCACGCGGCCGCTCGCCGCTCGGGCGCGCGCGCGACCACGCTGCTCGCCGTCGCGGGCAGCGCGCTCGTCGGGCTCGGCGCCCTCCTGCTCGTCGCCCACAACTGGAGCGAGCTGCCGCGCCTCGCGCGCGCGGGCCTCGCAGTCGCGATCGCCGTCGTCGCGCACGGCGCGGCGGCCTTCGCGGTCGCGCGCCGCGCCGGGTCCGCGGCGTGGTGCGAGGGCACGGCGATCGCCGCCGTGCTGTCGATCGGCGCGTCGACGGCGCTCGTCGCGCAGACCTACCAGCTGCAGGTCGAGCTCTCGTCGCTGCTCGCCGCCTGGACGCTGCTCGCCGTCCCACTCGTGTACGCGCTCGACGCGCGCGCGGCGAGCGCGCTCCACGCGCTCGGCTGCGGCGCCTTCCTGGCCGCGACGCTCGACCGCGACGCGGCGCACCCGGCCTTCTGGGCGCTGCTCGCACCCGGAGTCCCGTTCGCGTGGCGGCTGCACGCGAAGCGCGATCGCGCGCTGCGGAGCGCGGTCGTCGCGTGGGCGGGCATCCCGGTCGTCGCGTTCGGCGCGGCCGCGTCGCTCGACGGACGCGAGGGGCCGTTGCTCGCGGGAGCCGTGCTCCTCGCCGGCGGGCTCTACGGCTTCGGCTCGCGCGTCGACCGCAGCGGCGCGCCGAGCTTCGCCGCGCTTCCCGCCCGCGCGTTCGGGAAGCTCGCGATCGCGGCGACGGCCCTCGCACTCTCCGGCGCCGACGATGCGTGGAGCGCACTCGCGCGCGGCTGGACGACGCTCGACGCGGCAGCCGTCCCGGCGCTCGCGATCGGCGCGGGCTGCGCCGTCGTCGTCGCGCGCGAGCTCTTCGCCGAAGCGGCCGGACGCGCGCTCGGAACGGGCATCGACGCGACGCGCGCGACGGCGCTCGCACTCCCGGTCGCGCTGGCCGTCGCGTTCGCGGCCGGTGCCGCGACGGGCGATGCGCGCGCGGCGACGCTCGTCGCGAGCCTCTACGCGCTCGGCCTCGGCCTCGTGGCGACGCTCGACGGCGCGCGCGCGGGCGCCCTCGCGCGCGCGAACGGGGGCATGCTGGTCGCCGCCCTCGCCGTGTTCGCGCGCTTCGTCGACGACGACCTGAGCTTCGTCGCGCGCGGCGTCGCGTTCATCGCGACGGGCGCGGCGTTCCTCGCGCTCAACCGCCGCGTGGCGCGCGCGCAGCGCGTCGCGCAGGAGGTCGCCCGATGA
- the rpmB gene encoding 50S ribosomal protein L28: protein MSRMCQLTGKKPQSGHNVSHSNRKTKRRFLPNLQRVTLPSEALGRTVTLKVSTRALRTVAKKGGLDQFLLQTDDRKLPEDALKLKSRVKRSLGGRRKAATAAVAG from the coding sequence ATGTCGCGCATGTGCCAGCTCACCGGCAAGAAGCCGCAGTCCGGCCACAACGTCTCGCACTCCAATCGCAAGACGAAGCGGCGCTTCCTGCCGAACCTCCAGCGGGTCACGCTCCCGTCGGAGGCGCTCGGTCGCACCGTCACGCTCAAGGTGTCGACGCGCGCGCTGCGCACCGTGGCGAAGAAGGGCGGGCTCGACCAGTTCCTGCTGCAGACGGACGACCGGAAGCTTCCCGAGGACGCGCTCAAGCTGAAGAGCCGCGTGAAGCGCTCGCTCGGCGGGCGTCGCAAGGCGGCGACGGCGGCCGTCGCAGGCTAG
- a CDS encoding type B 50S ribosomal protein L31, with translation MKPDIHPDYHKVLFVDSATGSEWVSRSTMTSQETREIDGEPLPVIKLEISSVSHPFWTGQLRELDSDGKIDRFRKRWGSKKK, from the coding sequence ATGAAGCCCGACATCCATCCCGACTATCACAAGGTCCTGTTCGTGGATTCGGCGACCGGCTCCGAGTGGGTCTCCCGCTCGACGATGACGTCGCAGGAGACGCGCGAGATCGACGGCGAGCCGCTGCCCGTCATCAAGCTCGAGATCTCGTCCGTGAGCCATCCGTTCTGGACGGGCCAGCTGCGCGAGCTCGACTCGGACGGCAAGATCGACCGCTTCCGCAAGCGCTGGGGCTCGAAGAAGAAGTAG
- the rpsN gene encoding 30S ribosomal protein S14 encodes MAKTSQINRDDKRRKLIAKHAAKRAELRKRLNDPEVSVDDKIEIQAQFAKLPRNSCPTRLNRRCNVSGRSHAYYKKFGISRIALRELALRGQLPGVRKSSW; translated from the coding sequence ATGGCCAAGACGAGCCAGATCAATCGAGACGACAAGCGCCGCAAGCTGATCGCGAAGCACGCCGCGAAGCGCGCCGAGCTGCGCAAGCGGCTGAACGACCCCGAGGTCTCGGTCGACGACAAGATCGAGATCCAGGCGCAGTTCGCGAAGCTCCCGCGCAACTCGTGCCCGACGCGCCTCAACCGTCGCTGCAACGTCTCCGGCCGCTCGCACGCCTACTACAAGAAGTTCGGCATCTCGCGCATCGCACTGCGCGAGCTCGCCCTGCGCGGCCAGCTGCCCGGCGTGCGGAAGTCGAGCTGGTAG
- the valS gene encoding valine--tRNA ligase produces MSEPVRTIDPQAIEKHFDADAAQRRWHEHWQRLGVYEWDPTRSRAETFVVDTPPPTASGSLHVGHVFSYTQTDVIARHQRMRGKNVFYPMGWDDNGLPTERRVQNYFHIRCDPHTPYEPGLRVEPATAKARKQPARLVSRQNFIEICAGLTAIDEQAFKGLFQSLGLSIDWKLEYATIDDHCRSTAQRSFRDLFDKGHVYTTHAPTMWDVDFQTAVAQAEVEDKQEAGAYHRIEFGVEGSDEGFVIATTRPELLPACVGVCAHPDDERYAHLFGRNAVTPLFFAPVPVFASELADPEKGTGILMVCTFGDATDVHWWREQGLALRQLVQRNGRLAEVEFGTEAFPSARPEAANACYAGLAGKGTKQARAAIVELLRDAAGSATGRGAPLQGEPEPMTHAVRYYERGERPLEYVPTRQWFCRLLDKKEALLRKGEEVQWHPAFMRQRFRDWTEGLTIDWCLSRQRYFGVPIPVWYPLDANGAPDYAHPICADVDQLPVDPMMHTPKGFDESQRGEPGGFVGEADIFDTWFTSSMTPQIGSHWQVDPARHAKLFPADVRPQAHEIIRTWAFYTIAKAMLHEDAIPWRHILISGWILDPDRKKMSKSQGNVVTPTEPIEKYGADSVRYWAASARLGVDTALDEQVYKVGKRLATKLYNAGKFVLSQPGDVHPVSCELDRAFVAKLRALAARATRAFDDFNYAQALQESESFFWTHFTDTYLELAKPRARWYADGETAGERGAQSGSAVAALRSGLSVILRLLAPPMPFITEEIWSWTFAGETGHASIHAAPWPSEDELADVAPPDDERSFDVAVAALAAINKAKADAAVSMGREAERLALAANGATHAVLERVREDVLAAGRVHACECVVDDALEDGAFEVRGATFVERD; encoded by the coding sequence ATGAGCGAGCCCGTCCGCACGATCGACCCGCAGGCGATCGAGAAGCACTTCGACGCCGACGCCGCGCAGCGCCGCTGGCACGAGCACTGGCAACGGCTCGGCGTCTACGAATGGGATCCGACGCGATCGCGCGCCGAGACGTTCGTCGTCGACACGCCGCCGCCCACCGCGTCGGGGTCGCTCCACGTCGGGCACGTCTTCTCGTACACGCAGACCGACGTGATCGCGCGCCATCAGCGCATGCGCGGCAAGAACGTCTTCTACCCGATGGGCTGGGACGACAACGGGCTGCCGACCGAGCGGCGCGTCCAGAACTACTTCCACATCCGCTGCGACCCGCACACGCCCTACGAGCCCGGGCTGCGCGTCGAGCCCGCGACGGCCAAGGCGCGCAAGCAGCCCGCGCGGCTCGTCTCGCGGCAGAACTTCATCGAGATCTGCGCCGGGCTCACGGCCATCGACGAGCAGGCGTTCAAGGGCCTCTTCCAGTCGCTCGGCCTGTCGATCGACTGGAAGCTCGAGTACGCGACGATCGACGACCACTGCCGCTCCACCGCGCAGCGGTCGTTCCGCGACCTCTTCGACAAGGGCCACGTCTACACCACGCACGCGCCGACGATGTGGGACGTCGACTTCCAGACGGCCGTCGCACAGGCGGAGGTCGAGGACAAGCAGGAGGCGGGCGCCTATCACCGGATCGAGTTCGGCGTCGAGGGGAGCGACGAGGGCTTCGTGATCGCGACGACGCGGCCCGAGCTGCTGCCCGCGTGCGTCGGCGTGTGCGCACACCCCGACGACGAACGCTATGCGCACCTGTTCGGGCGCAACGCGGTGACGCCGCTCTTCTTCGCGCCGGTGCCCGTCTTCGCGAGCGAGCTCGCCGACCCCGAGAAGGGAACCGGCATCCTCATGGTCTGCACGTTCGGCGACGCGACGGACGTGCACTGGTGGCGCGAGCAGGGCCTCGCGCTCCGCCAGCTCGTGCAGCGGAACGGCCGGCTCGCCGAGGTCGAGTTCGGCACCGAGGCCTTCCCGAGCGCGCGGCCCGAGGCCGCGAACGCATGCTATGCGGGGCTCGCGGGCAAGGGCACGAAGCAGGCGCGCGCGGCGATCGTCGAGCTGCTTCGCGATGCGGCGGGCAGCGCCACCGGGCGCGGCGCGCCGCTCCAGGGCGAGCCCGAGCCGATGACGCACGCCGTCCGCTACTACGAGCGCGGCGAGCGCCCGCTCGAGTACGTGCCGACGCGGCAGTGGTTCTGCCGCCTGCTCGACAAGAAGGAGGCGCTGCTGCGCAAGGGCGAGGAGGTGCAGTGGCACCCGGCCTTCATGCGTCAGCGCTTCCGCGACTGGACCGAGGGGCTCACGATCGACTGGTGCCTGTCGCGCCAGCGCTACTTCGGCGTGCCGATCCCCGTCTGGTATCCGCTCGACGCGAACGGCGCTCCGGACTACGCGCACCCGATCTGCGCCGACGTCGACCAGCTCCCCGTCGACCCGATGATGCACACGCCGAAGGGGTTCGACGAGTCGCAGCGCGGCGAGCCCGGCGGCTTCGTCGGCGAGGCCGACATCTTCGACACCTGGTTCACGAGCTCGATGACGCCGCAGATCGGCTCGCACTGGCAGGTCGACCCCGCGCGCCACGCGAAGCTCTTCCCCGCCGACGTGCGCCCGCAGGCGCACGAGATCATCCGCACGTGGGCCTTCTACACGATCGCGAAGGCGATGCTGCACGAGGACGCGATCCCGTGGCGGCACATCCTGATCTCGGGCTGGATCCTCGACCCCGATCGCAAGAAGATGTCGAAGAGTCAGGGCAACGTCGTGACGCCGACCGAGCCGATCGAGAAGTACGGCGCCGACAGCGTCCGCTACTGGGCCGCGAGCGCGCGGCTCGGCGTCGACACCGCGCTCGACGAGCAGGTCTACAAGGTCGGCAAGCGGCTCGCGACGAAGCTCTACAACGCGGGCAAGTTCGTGCTCTCGCAGCCGGGCGACGTGCATCCCGTGTCGTGCGAGCTCGACCGCGCCTTCGTCGCGAAGCTCCGCGCCCTCGCCGCGCGCGCGACGCGCGCGTTCGACGACTTCAACTACGCACAGGCGCTCCAGGAGTCGGAGAGCTTCTTCTGGACGCACTTCACCGACACGTACCTCGAGCTCGCGAAGCCGCGCGCGCGCTGGTACGCCGACGGCGAGACGGCGGGCGAGCGCGGCGCGCAGAGCGGCTCGGCCGTCGCCGCGCTGCGGAGCGGCCTCTCGGTGATCCTGCGTCTGCTCGCGCCGCCGATGCCGTTCATCACCGAGGAGATCTGGTCCTGGACGTTCGCCGGTGAGACCGGGCACGCGAGCATCCACGCGGCGCCGTGGCCCTCCGAGGACGAGCTCGCCGACGTCGCGCCGCCCGACGACGAGCGGAGCTTCGACGTCGCCGTCGCGGCGCTCGCCGCGATCAACAAGGCGAAGGCCGACGCCGCGGTGTCGATGGGACGCGAGGCCGAGCGGCTCGCGCTCGCGGCGAACGGCGCGACGCACGCGGTGCTCGAGCGGGTGCGCGAGGACGTGCTCGCCGCGGGCCGCGTGCACGCCTGCGAGTGCGTGGTCGACGACGCGCTCGAGGACGGTGCGTTCGAGGTGCGCGGCGCGACCTTCGTCGAGCGCGACTGA
- a CDS encoding acyl-CoA thioesterase II, whose amino-acid sequence MSDESPIARVLRGLSLEALDDDLFLGDPGEGTGRLFGGMVAAQSAMAAQRTVDEGALHSLHAYFLRGGDYGKPIRFVVHRIRDGRTYSTRRVVAYQGGEAIFNLAASFTRPEPGGEHQEPMPDVPGPEGLPLWEEVRKGWNLPPFWAAHVEAFEVRLPPEELADGTRFVWMRPRGDVPEDARLHAALAVYASDRTLAGAAVGPMGYERRDIMVTSLDHAMWLHRAPRFDDWILYVSESPVSHAARGLAFGAMYARDGVRFASVAQEGLVRLARRR is encoded by the coding sequence GTGTCCGACGAGTCGCCCATCGCCCGCGTCCTCCGCGGCCTGTCGCTCGAGGCCCTCGACGACGACCTCTTCCTCGGCGACCCGGGCGAGGGCACGGGCCGGCTCTTCGGCGGCATGGTCGCGGCGCAGTCGGCGATGGCCGCGCAGCGCACCGTCGACGAGGGCGCGCTCCACTCGCTGCACGCGTACTTCCTGCGCGGCGGCGACTACGGCAAGCCGATCCGCTTCGTCGTGCACCGCATCCGGGACGGGCGCACGTACTCGACGCGCCGGGTCGTCGCCTACCAGGGCGGCGAGGCGATCTTCAACCTCGCGGCGAGCTTCACGCGCCCCGAGCCGGGCGGCGAGCACCAGGAGCCGATGCCCGACGTGCCGGGGCCCGAGGGCCTGCCGCTCTGGGAGGAGGTGCGGAAGGGCTGGAACCTGCCGCCCTTCTGGGCCGCGCACGTCGAGGCCTTCGAGGTGCGGCTCCCGCCCGAGGAGCTGGCCGACGGAACGCGCTTCGTCTGGATGCGCCCGCGCGGCGACGTGCCCGAGGACGCGCGCCTGCACGCGGCGCTCGCCGTCTACGCGAGCGATCGCACGCTCGCGGGCGCGGCCGTGGGCCCGATGGGCTACGAGCGCCGCGACATCATGGTGACGAGCCTCGACCACGCGATGTGGCTGCACCGCGCGCCGCGCTTCGACGATTGGATCCTGTACGTGAGCGAGAGCCCGGTGAGCCACGCCGCGCGCGGCCTGGCCTTCGGCGCGATGTACGCGCGCGACGGCGTGCGCTTCGCGTCGGTCGCGCAGGAAGGGCTCGTGCGGCTGGCGCGGCGACGTTAG
- a CDS encoding helix-turn-helix domain-containing protein: MAGLRERKRERLRADVVRVAAELAAARPFGAIRVRDLARRLEISEATFFNHFPTKAHVLDAWLEDELANAFAGVVASTAPGRAPLRAAVRGLAERARRASGLGAEAWRGARAQRAAGAAAERSALASALARAAERGELRRDIDARELALVLAAAVACAIAHALAASDDAARAAEPVGAATDVPARALAAADLVLDGASRRHERVRIGALASPAAHARD, translated from the coding sequence ATGGCCGGGCTTCGCGAGCGCAAGCGCGAGCGGCTGCGCGCCGACGTCGTGCGGGTGGCTGCCGAGCTCGCGGCCGCGCGGCCGTTCGGCGCGATCCGCGTCCGCGACCTCGCCCGCCGCCTCGAGATCAGCGAGGCCACCTTCTTCAACCACTTCCCGACCAAGGCCCACGTCCTCGACGCGTGGCTCGAGGACGAGCTCGCGAACGCGTTCGCTGGGGTCGTGGCCTCGACCGCGCCGGGCCGCGCGCCGCTCCGCGCCGCGGTGCGCGGGCTCGCCGAGCGCGCGCGCCGCGCGAGCGGGCTCGGCGCCGAGGCGTGGCGAGGCGCGCGCGCGCAGCGGGCGGCGGGCGCGGCGGCCGAGCGCAGCGCGCTCGCCTCGGCGCTCGCGCGCGCCGCCGAGCGCGGAGAGCTGCGACGCGACATCGATGCGCGCGAGCTCGCGCTCGTGCTGGCGGCCGCCGTCGCCTGCGCGATCGCGCACGCCCTCGCGGCATCGGACGATGCGGCGCGGGCCGCCGAGCCGGTCGGCGCGGCGACCGACGTCCCCGCGCGCGCGCTCGCCGCCGCCGACCTCGTGCTGGACGGTGCGAGCCGGCGCCACGAGCGCGTGCGGATCGGCGCCCTCGCATCCCCCGCCGCCCACGCGCGCGACTAG